The nucleotide sequence GTTCCCAATGTGAGAGGAATAATCGCTTTCGCCCTAAGGCTTCATGAGAGCCTGAAAACTGGGGTTTGGTTCATGACTGATTTTTTGGTTTTTCCTTTCGGGCCGGATCGAATAAAGAAATCCGCTAAAGAATGAAATATTCAGAAAAGTAGTCCTTACATCCCTCCGCAAGCATAAGTCTATTTGAATACATCGGGCTCTTCACGAAGGCTCCTTAACAACCAACCTGAGCCACATCCGCCCATGGTGCAGTGGCAATTCCATCTGTTCTCGGTTCTGTGGATGAAATTCCATCAAAAAGAGAGGGCCCTGGTATCCCTGTGTCTTCCACTATCAACTATAATTGAAAACCACGGTCACTTCTACTTGCCTAGCTGAGAAAACCACTGTATCAGTAGCTTCCTCTGGAACAGCAGCGTAGAAAACAAATAATCAACAAAGATGTGAGAGCTTCATAGACCTAAGGGGTCTCGTCACAATGATGAGATTGATTTTCAAGCAAGAGTCATCCTTTTCGATAAAGAAAAAAGTAGGCCAAAACGTCTTTCATAATAGAGAGTGATACTCAGAAGAGTTTCATTCCTTTCGAGAAAATGCCCATCACGCCTCTGCTCTGACAGTCCCTTCATGCACTGATTCCCGTGAAGCACTCGGTGGTGGAGAGTAGCAAGTGGTGCCACTCACTCAGAGTGAGTGGTGGAACCTCTGGGTGAATAGTCCCTGTGACAAGGCCTCACTCATCAGGTAATCAATGAGGAAGATCCACTTCTAATGAGCCTGTATCAGGACAATTGAGACCAGGGATAGTGGAAGTGCAATCTCAATCTGAATCTGTCGAATCCACTGAAGAAGCCTCGGTGGGGCAGCGCATTTTGAGTGTCTAAGGGCTAAAGTGAGGTTGGCAATCTGAAGCTATGACGGTAGGGGCATCTCACTCGGCAAGTCGTGCGTACTAGGTCCCTAAAGGCGCTTGGGGCAACCCTTCTAACATAACAATAGAAGTTCCCCGCCCGGAGAAGCGAGATCTACTGTGGTAGGATTTTGTCCTAGAGTTTCCATTAGTTATCAGGGTAAAATGGACTTTAATTCATATTCGATGCCTTGACTTGAGTTTCGAATTCATTCGAACCAAAATGAACTAGCCCATTACAGGTGACGGGCAGCCAATCAGATTGACTTTGTGCCGTTACGTATTTGCCTAGGTGTATATCCATCTGATACGGCTCGGTGTGGATGGCAGGCAGTCCTATAAGTAGTTGTCTTGGTTTAGTCCAGTAAGATATATAGGACACTTTTCTCTCATATTCATACCGTTCTGTTGGACCCGAGCGACTATGACCAGGAGGAGAGCTCTTCTCAGTGGCAGGAGAAGGAGATTTTGAAGGTcatgaagaagtggaagaaagGATGAGTGGAGAACGACTTTTGTTTGGGATTTTGCAGCTCCAAGTTCATATTAGGCCTTGTGCTTGTTCGCTCATCAAGGAGACCTACGAGTACGTCTTTGACTTTGGTTTGGCTGGCCTTTAGCTAGCCCATGGATCAAAGCTTTTACCTGGACCACCCTCATACTTCCACTTGGACAGCCGTTTGCTCCCATTGAAGCCTTTGCTCGCCTCTTTCTTCGGAGATGCATTCTCTTTCTATTACGGATATTCTTCAAGTCATAGCTTTAGGTGCTCCTACTTTAGACAAGACACTCGATACAGCCAGCGTATAGGGAGAGGTCAAAAGGCATAGCATAGCTTTCATGGAAACTCCTTAACACAGGTGTCTTGGAAATGGAAAGAGAGATTAAATACCATTTGAGGCGGTCTTCCCTACATACAGTCAAGTCATACAATACGGACGGGAAGCGGGAAGTAAACGAAGTCTTTCCTTCCTGcaaattttttttgtaagaaCTAGTAGAAAGAAAGGATGTCGCTATGAATTTATGTACCACTCTGTCCTAAGTGAACTAACTTATCGCACTGATCACTGACTGGAGCAGCAGCTATTGCACTGATCTTGGTAGCTTGGATAGAGCACGAGTTCTATGCAGCGTATTCCGGTGTATCTAGACGGGAATTGAAAACTCATTAACATTTGAAGTCCGGGCCATTGCACAGATTTTTTTGGTTTTGGTACCACCAGGAAAGAATAGCAGCTAATCTCCGGTATTCTGTTATTATTTCCAGTGTGAGTATTCAACTTAATAGAAGGATGGGAGTATAAACGTATCATTCCAGCGCACATGGGCTTATCGAGACAGGAAATCTCATAAGAGAATCAGATGAGGCAAAGAAGGATAGGGTTACGTCGATAAGTTCAAACCCTTATTGAGTGAACCTCGCCAGATGAGATTTTTTTTGTGGTCAATGATATCATAATCAGCATCAAGAAAATCTTGTATAGTCAAATCTCTCAGCATTGATTAGGTAACTATATTCATCATTAGAAAGAAAGGATGTTCATCTTCTATCTCTAGTGAGAGTTCAAGATGCTATGATCGAAAGCGTTCGCCCAGAGTGCAACGCCTTGAGTGGTTTAGATACCTTAGAAGCCGGTCCCCGGATGCGCCTTCGAGAACGAAAGATAGAAGagagagtttcattgggaagaaacTAGAATTCATTATCACTCTGAAAGCGAATTGGTGTCTTTTGATTAGCTGTCACATTCGGTCAAATGAGACATTCGGAAGGTGTGAAATTGGCCAAAGTCAAGTTTGATTTTAGTAATAAAGGTTCATTTAACTAGAAATAAGATAAGAGAAGAAAGCGTCTGTTCACGTCAAGAAATGATTTTGGTGTAGTAGAGACTGAGTTCATGTTCAGTGAGGGAAGAAGCAACGGATTGAGCTGCGCGAAAGAAATACTACTCGCGTTAGCGCATCCTTCTTGCTAGGTAGTCAGTCTTCGTAACGCTGCATTCTCCGTTGTCAGGATTTCCAAGTGCATGATATGTGAGAATTTCGCTGAATGATGATGCCCTTATTTCCCATGCTTTCTGTTGATCAACAACCAACCCAACCTCTCGTTTTTTCACTATACTCGTACAGGAAGGACTCTCTTTCAGTCCGGAGGGAATCATCGGTTCTCAATCAAGAATGCCTCAACTAGAGAAATGAACTTATTTCACACTTCTGGTCTTGCCTTTTCCTCTTGACTTTATATATTGCCATATCAATGATGGAGATGGGGTACTTGGGATCAGCAGAATTCTCAAACTACGGAACCAACTGCTTTCACACCGGGAGAACAATTCTTTGAGGCCCCGGAACGACCCGGAAGATATCTTGAGAAAAGGTTTGAGCACCGGTCTATCCTATATGTAGTCTAGTTTATTCAAAGTCTCCCAATGGTGTAACGCCGTCGACTTATTGGGAAAAAGGAAGAAGATCACTTTCATCTCTTGTTTCGGAGAACTAAGTGGCTCACGAGGAATGGAAAGAAAGAGATTCTATTTGATTTCGAAGTCCTCATATAGCACTTCTTCCAATCCTGGATGGGGGATCACTTGTAGGAATGAAATCCATGTTCTACACGGCCAAGGAAGCATCAGTTTTGAATCTCATTATGAAGTGAAGCAAAGAGCAACAGTCACTTTTATTCCATTCCTATTAAGACTGAGACTTGTTTATTCCTAATaaaggaaagagaagaagaaCTTAGCTACTAGAGCAGAAGAGATTCAAGCTATAAGAATTGATTCTTATTCTCTATCGCTTGAATTATCCGTCTCTGGCGATAcagctgtaacgcccgcccttccaggtagcactaaggccaccccggagggatggacgtcactgaaacatagacatcaattactaatgcatatggattcatggcagcggaagacttatttaattttttttttcttttatcatatgcatttagtttacttatcatggcatgtgaatcaaagcatactgaacatttcatcatatcatcatcattctaacatgagtaaaatatcataagtgtatgaaatactagctgaaatcatcatcataagcatagggtccaacttagttcacatgcacagcttaactaattataagttccaaaacttaagtagatctatccaccgagcacttccacacacatccatcacctttcctgctactccccttaattgatccattccttgcctttatctgcagtacaaggaaaaatgtgtagctataagccaaaggcttagtgaggtccttgcctacccataaatccgaaaaaacacataacataacataacatgtagaaaccatagcatagcataacatagcatggagaatcataacatagaacatatcttatcatgtaaaaaaccataacatctcataacatgagagaaagcataacataatatatcatatcacataaggagcataacatatcaaagtatatcatgtgagtgtatatcatgattcatatcacattctgtaagcacatatcatgaagtctatcatatcatgtaaacatgtatcataactcatacctgttcataagggtgcataaacataatttcataaatatgtgcatgtagatgcaatatgtatatttttaaaacatgtatcatggaatgcacatatgcatcatgcttctttcaaaacatatagtatacatacttgaatatcatatcatcatcatgagaagggccctggcttgtaccacatgtaaacataaatgcgcgcaatccctaggacagggtagctagccccgaacctactagggatctaggtccgttcatagtccgtcgacctaggggcgtactgaggagcccatcccttaacgaggtccgttcatagtccgtcgaccccggggcgcttatggagtccacccttggtacaagccatacaaagtaaaatatcatgcatatcatatctcatcatatcatacatgtcataattcttgtcatatcattaagagagctcttgatcccaacttaagggaagcatctctttaccatagcatgaagagtgctcttgatcccaacttaagggaagcaactcttttccataacatgaagagtgctcttggtcccagcttaagggaagcaactctttaggcttttcttcttacataagccattcatacatgcattatgaaacataacatgttcttatcataacataaagtataacatgtcattttcatatcatcaaacatgacatatcatctcatgaacttagcatacatatcatgaacatggcatatcatatcatgagtctagcatatcatatcattaacatggcatatcatgtcataagtctatcatatcatatcatgaacatgacatatcatatcataagacatagcaatgcaacatatcataaggcatatttttatcatatcatgaagcatgaaagcttaatctactcatatatcaaaggctacatatcatgagaatacataacatgtttagttaggtttaaactctttcctaacccaattaatccatcttggctgaaccacatcagtaggtttcatcctcatttcattccatattaagcatagaacttacccacataacatgtaaacttgatctaaacacatacaaggcattatacttcatgaataagcatgtttgagttcaacactctaaccttaatccatttatctcaatttggccgaaacatatcagtagggttcttatatcatttggttccatatgaagcataaaacttatccacataacatgtaaacttgacctaagcacatacaaggcattatacttcatgaataagcatgtttgagttcaaaactctaaccttaacctatttatctcaatttggccgaaacatataagtagggtttcatatcattttattccatatgaagcatacaacttaaacatataacatgcaaatttgatctaagcatatacaaggcactatacaagcatatacaaggcactatacttcatgaataagcctatttgagttcaaaactttaaccctaacctatttatctcaacttggccgaaacatatcagtagggtttcatatcagtttattccatatgaagcatacaacttaaacatataacatgcaaatttgatctaagcatatacaaggcactatacaagcatatacaaggcactatacttcatgaataagcctatttgagttcaaaactttaaccctaacctatttatctcaacttggccgaaacatatcagtagggtttcatatcattttattccatatgaagcatacaacttaaacatataacatgcaaatttgatctaagcatatacaaggcactatacaagtatatacaaggcactatacttcatgaataagcctatttgagttcaaaactttaaccctaacctatttatctcaacttggccgaaacatatcagtagggtttaatatcattttattccatatgaagcataaaacttaaccatataacatgcaaacttaatcTAAGTATCTACAAGCCATTGTACAAGCACttacaagtcaccatacttcatgaatgagactattttaattcaaaattctaaccctaacttatttatctaaatttggccgaaacatatcagtagggtttcatgatttttcattccatatcaagcataaaaaaaattaagttatccacaTATAAAATTTCCTACATCATAAAAGAGTACAACTACTATGGTTTCTATGTAAAATTCTTGACCTGAGGCCTAtaagtcatgttggccgaaacatatgtatagaaatctccttgtttttgtcacaacatgaaggatgagaacttaactatcaacacataaaattcacatatcatataagtatgaaatcaagcatgttctcacaagaaaaagaacctagctttaaccctcttttgtctcttggccgaaatattcatagtgagggtttagatttctttttttttttttataaaacataacttgaaacttgttgaccctaaaagatcatccatcaaaacccacaagaaaattttacggttttgaaaactcttgaaaaaaaaacttaacgatcgattcgacaacaacttgtactgcagtgaggggaatactcacttccttcgctaaattctctaaggaggaaaccttgcttgtgaatccttcctagaggagagcttccttgctccttggtctcggcaagaggatgagagggagagagagaggtcacggtgagggagagtaggaggagaatgagagcaaatgacaactcatctttaatttcctccttttattccttatgagaggaggaaggaaaatatatcctttttcctcctttcttttactctcttcataattaagagaaaagtctagatacatcccttcttggtgagtaagaaaggaatattctagagcatctcttcattagagagggagaagacaactctcacttctccttctaagagaagagtcttttcttcttacatttaattatggtttccctctctttcctaacaataatttctcttggtctagtggttatcttattcaggcatctaatgagagatctagacttcaagtcctagatcttatgtatttttatttctattttatttgtttaagtgttcggctaggagtaaaattcaactaaagcatatatatttttctttattcatgatagaatattctagaattttgctaaggaccctatgggtgttacaacagCTCCCAACATTTCTCAGGGGCACCCCTGATTTCGGGAAGCCACTTTGCACCACATGCTTTTCATCAAAGAGTTCTAAGTTATTTAGAAGAAGGAGTTTAATATTTTCATAGGAGAGATAGCCGAAACTAGCAGTTATATTTCTCTTCTCGAGAGTCCCGGCGTCTTTCTATGCTTACACTATAACTATGGCTCACAAGGAGGCCCTGGTCCTAACTGGATCCCCTTtcctattttctttcttctttcatgTCGAGCTTTCGAAAGCCACTGGGAGGGAGAATGAACGATAAACTGCTAAAGATCTTGAATAAAGCATTGATAGCTTTGTAGAGGATCAAAACTTTGATTCTTCCCGAAGGTCTTCCTTGCATGCTGAAGTGAGCAGGGGAGGTACCAACTACGACTAGAAAGCGGTCACTCCTGTCAATGAATACCATTCATAGTTGTCCATATTAGTAACATAGCCGTAACGACTTTGTTTTACTGCTCGAGGTGGTGATAGCAactatttacttgtatttttatttctattttatttgtttaagtgttcggctaggagtaaaattcaactaaagcatatatatttttctttattcatgatagaatattctagaattttgctaaggaccctatgggtgttacaacagCTCCCAACATTTCTCAGGGGCACCCCTGATTTCGGGAAGCCACTTTGCACCACATGCTTTTCATCAAAGAGTTCTAAGTTATTTAGAAGAAGGAGTTTAATATTTTCATAGGAGAGATAGCCGAAACTAGCAGTTATATTTCTCTTCTCGAGAGTCCCGGCGTCTTTCTATGCTTACACTATAACTATGGCTCACAAGGAGGCCCTGGTCCTAACTGGATCCCCTTtcctattttctttcttctttcatgTCGAGCTTTCGAAAGCCACTGGGGAGGGAGAATGAACGATCGACTGCTAAAGATCTTGAATAAAGCATTGATAGCTTTGCAGAGGATCAAAACTTTGATTCTTCCCGAAGGTCTTCCTTGCATGCTGAAGTGAACAGGGGCGGTACCAACTACGACTAGAAAGCGGTCACTCCTGTCAATGAATACCATTCATAGCTGTCCATATTAGTAACATAGCCGTAACGACTTTGTTTTACTGCTCGAGGTGGTGATAGCAACTATTTACTTAATTAGTTGCTTGCATAATGCTCTTCCTATTTCTTTTCTCGGCTTTCTTCTGACGAACCGAATGAAGACAGTTTCTCTCCCCTCTTATTGCACTGATCTCTTCTCTTTCACTCTCTTTCTTCATTCAGGAAAGGTGAAGATTGAATCGGGAACAGAAAATGAAGCAGGAACAGACTTGTCCTTTGGTCGAGTTTGTTTCACTTCCTGCGACAGCTAACAAGGGGCATTTAGGACAACTCATTCATTTAGCACAACTTCATTCCGCTCGGGCCTCTCTTTGGAGAGTCCCTTCTTTCCAATCAAGAAATATAGTGCAGGCTCGCTATTCATATTATTTCTGTTTGGCCGGTACCAAGAACTCCATTTTCAATGAATTCTGGGTTTGGACGCTTAGCAGCCCCTACTTTCACATTTCTTCCTATAAAACTACTTGGTCTACTTCCATTTAGACTGAGATGGCTTCTCTTTCGACGGTTTGATCCGGACTTCCCCATTCGCAGGAAAGAAAAGACCAGAATCCTACTGAAGCTGCTAACATAGATTGAGCGGATATTGACCTATGAGATTTGTACACTTCGGCTTGCAACCTTCCTTTAGTTCGTGCTCGCACGGGCCCTTTCTCTGCCAATCTCGAATTCAAATCTTTGCTTACCCGTGGGTAATCCATCAACACTCATTCCCCTCTGGAACAAAGACTAATTCTAAATCTCTAGCTTACTAAACCCTTCTCTCTAGAGCCTTTTTCCTTAACTCTTCCGCTCCGTTCCACTCCTGAGTCTTTCTTCTCCAGTAGCAGCTGTCTTTGGATAGTAGAGTCCTCGTCTGCTTATTCGCTAGCCTCTCTTGCTTTGCGTTGGAGGGGTGGTCTAGTTTCTTCAAAAATAAGGATACCTGCCTTCTTGGAAGAATTTCCAGTACTGTGGATTTCCGACTTTGAAATGTTGTTACTTTACGGGCTTTCTTCCTTTAATCAAGACCTTCTAAAAACTCAAGTTTGAAACCTTGCGGAAGTGAGCTCTTTTGAGTGGGGAGGAATAGTGAGGGAAGGGAGCGAGACCAAGCCGAGCCACTAGGAGAGTCAGTCCTTCCCACGTGTCAAGTTGAATAAATTCATGCAGCCTCAACAAAAGAGATCAACCTTCTTTATTTTAGGCTGCTGGCGGCGCAGAACGAACTAATCCACGACCAGCAAGTTTTCCGAAAGCGAACTGAATGGAAActttcaaaaaatcttgactatAGTGGGAATAATACAGGTGGGAGCAAGCGGAGCGAGAGCAAAGCAAGCCCTAGCGGTGGGTTGTCTTCTCGGTCCCATTTCATCAATTATTTGCCCTTTTAGAATCTTCATGTTCTCGAAAGTGGAGTGAACTATCTTTTCGAGCCGCAAACGGGATTCACAATCGCGTCAGTGCGATGGTTCGTTCGAGCGAGTGGATAGGCAGCGCTCAATTACGTTATTTTCGAAATTTGATCTTTTTTGAGTAAGTAGTCGACTTAGACTAGGATATTGGATGGAAGTAGAGTAGTGACGAGACCCGCATGCTCTTTTGATGCCTTCCTATCCTCTTCACGACAGATGGGATTCCATATACTAAGCTCCCCTCTAGGAGGTCAATAGGAGCCCTCTGTGAAACCCGGGTCTAAGTAGAATAGAGAGGAAGAATCAAACTCTTATCTTATAGGGTAGCTACGAGATCCGGTCCCCTACCTGCTGTTTCAATGAGATGAGATGGAGATGACTTCCTTTCGATAGGTGCCAAGTAGCTCCCATAAGCTATTAGAGTAGCTCCTCTATCTAAGGATATACTACCGCTCCGTGGGCCTCCTTTGGTTGAGCTTTTCCGCTCTGACCCCTCTGGTATGGTCGAAAAGAAGACGTGCTCTTGATCACAAGGCTTTTTCTGCGAATAGAAGTTCAAGGTGGAGAATTTGATATCTAATGGCTGCTTTTAGACCCCTTTTTTTCTATTATGTAGTAAACGAGTCTTACCACTCAGCTCTTCCACCTTGCTTTCCTGATTCCGATTAGATAGTGGATGAAAGCTTCTGTGATCCCCGATTCCATTACCGTCTTCTCTAGTGGGACTTCGTCTCACTCAGAAGGGATAGATCGAATCTAAGGCTTTCAGCCCTCAACTTGCTCTTTTGGTTGCTTCTTTAATGACATCAAGATCAAGCTTTGATTTGCCCTTGCTTTCTTTGATGATTTCAGGGCAATTCAAGTATCTGTATACTCTATCGCATACGTACTGGGGCATGAACCTCTCCCTACCCCAATGAAGTGGTCGAGTGGAATTGAATTCCGCCCCCGGCTAGCCTAGATAGTGGTCCCTTTGATCGCTAATCCAGTCTCTACTAGTCTGGCTACTAAAGAAAGAGTGTAGATAGTGGCGTTTTGCTCCATTCCCTAGACGGCGAAGCTGCTCCGCTCCTGTGGCTGTCCTTCATAGTCAATCAATTCAGCCGACTGACCTCAAGAAAGAATGTTCGAAAAAACACAGGGTATGGTATACTTCTTCCCCAACTCTCCCTCTTGGGCAAAAAGCGTTCGTTCTCTACTTACTCTAATAAGCAAGTGAACTATCCTCTTCTATCAGTCCCATATGTAGGATCAAAGAAGTCAACTCCTTCGCCACCAATGAGAAGTTATGGGCTTGCCTTGATTTTTTGTTTGCTTTCTTTCGCTTTTCACACTGAGAAGCCTTGCTATTGCCTTTCCTGAAGTTCCTGTAAGCACCCACCGACGTTTGATTCCTGGGTGAGATCTCTAGTTCCTTCGCCCCTACCCTAGAGTTTGACCATTTCCGCTTCCTTCTATTGAGAGAATGCCAAGCTACCTCTGCTTATCAACTACTCCCAAACCTCTTCTTAGAGCTAGCCTCAACCCTAGGAATAGCAAAGATCTTCTACCTTTTTGCCTACTGCCTTCAAGTAGTGCCTGTAATATCAATTTATAGTTCAATAGCATAATCTTATCCTGCTAGTCCTTCCTTGCTCAATGAATTACCTGGATCGAAAAAGAATGCCCTTTGCACCTTATTGGTTGACTTATTCCTAGCTGCTCTATTCCTTCTACCCACTGCTACCCTCTCTACTGTTTCCCTTGCGTCCTAGCTTAGTACCATGGTCCTTGCTTTACTCATATTACAGCTGGTAAACAAACCTCTGCCTTCATAGACTCATTCCTTTGACCCGATCGTTTAAAGCCTTTGGCACGCTTCCCCTTAGTTTAGTTGAGTCGAGCTCAATGAATTTGCTCTTATACCTTGTATTGAATGACTAGCTGCTAAACGCCCTACTTTGAGTACTGGATTGACTTTCTACACCTATTGCTTGAGCTAGCACCCTTATATATCTTCCAGAGCGAGCTCCTGCCTTCCTTGAGGTTTGAGTTGCAAGAGTCGCATTCCTTTCAATTGCTTCTACCTTTGATGGAGTTGCAGTCCTTGGGGTTTGATAAGTTGGAGTTTCAGTTTGATTCTAGCCAAAGCCCAACCTTCTTTCTTTGATATTCTAGCTCATGGGCAAAAAAGCCCTATGATCCTCTCAATTCGAGTTATATACCCATTACCCCTCCTAACATGGCTTACTACCAATGAAAGGCACTTTTCTTCTGTTTAAGAGAATTCCTATACCCTTTCCCTTCAAATTAACCTATACCACCTACTAACCATCTGGTAAACCGAAGGAGATTCTGCTTCCTTCCAAGCCCACTACGTAGAGAGTCAAAATGCCTTATTCTGACTATCTATTCAAAGTATATTCTCAATCGGCGAAGTCTCGCTGTATTGAAAGCGGTAGACTAGTACTTTTATCCAGTGAAGCACAAGAGCCCCCCTTCTCAGGCATTCACTAGTTGGCTAAACGAAAGCCAAAGAAGTCGGGTATCTCCTCAGGCGGAATGTAATGAATCCACTGTATAATATAGTAAGCCCATATCTGGATTCTGTCTTTCAATGAAAGATTTGATTATATCAATCTCATCGATCGAAGCACTTTTTAGTGAAAGATCTAGTCAAGGATTGCATCAACCAGATGTTGAGAATGTGGAAAGAAATTAGTTAAACAGCTAGTCCTCTTCCCTTCCCAAAGGGAGCCATATAGAGACCGTGGCTGGTCAACCACTAGGCTATTTGTCCTCATAGCCTCTCTTCGCACTTACCCACCAAATATATTTATGGCGGTGTGCAGAACAAGTGAGAAGCTTACTAAATACACGGTTCTTGGGGACGATGTTGTCATAGCCGACCAGGAAGTAGCAAGGGTGTATGAACAATCCTTGgatcaattttattttctaaaatccGACCCATACCATCTAGTCCCGAGAAAGGGAAAGGCTTAGTTGAGTGAAGAGTGCTCGAGGGCAATATTTCGTGTTAGTGCAAGTGCTTGG is from Zingiber officinale cultivar Zhangliang chromosome 7B, Zo_v1.1, whole genome shotgun sequence and encodes:
- the LOC122004336 gene encoding LOW QUALITY PROTEIN: uncharacterized protein LOC122004336 (The sequence of the model RefSeq protein was modified relative to this genomic sequence to represent the inferred CDS: inserted 2 bases in 1 codon) encodes the protein MDYPRVSKDLNSRLAEKGPVRARTKGRLQAEVYKSHSGEVRIKPSKEKPXLSLNGSRPSSFIGRNVKVGAAKRPNPEFIENGVLGTGQTEII